In Bacteroidota bacterium, a single window of DNA contains:
- a CDS encoding M20 family metallo-hydrolase, with protein MKISALQNNAVELLKKLIATPSISGEEDKTAEILVDFLESNGVEKVNRTVNNVWAVNKYYDESKPSVLFNSHHDTVKPNPGYTRDPFSPDVEGDVLYGLGSNDAGASGVSLLSTFLWFYDREDLKYNIVVAITAEEENSGPKGLGSLLESVLPKFDFAIVGEPTQMQLAVAEKGLMVLEGFAPGKAGHAARDEGENAIYNAMKDLEWFQSYEFDKESKALGKVKMTVTQIEAGKQHNVVPATCKYVVDVRSTDAYTNHEIFDIIDKNTISKIDPRSIRFNPSFIPENHPIVLAGLKLGRTTYGSPTLSDQAFIKQPSLKMGPGDSARSHTADEYIKISEIHEGIELYIKIVGEVVS; from the coding sequence ATGAAAATATCAGCATTACAAAATAATGCAGTAGAGCTTTTGAAAAAGCTTATTGCAACACCTTCAATATCGGGAGAGGAAGATAAAACAGCCGAAATTTTGGTTGATTTTCTTGAGTCTAACGGAGTTGAAAAAGTTAACAGAACAGTAAATAATGTTTGGGCTGTAAACAAGTATTACGATGAGAGCAAACCATCGGTTTTGTTCAACTCGCATCACGATACCGTTAAGCCAAACCCGGGATATACACGCGATCCATTTTCTCCTGATGTGGAAGGAGATGTTTTATATGGCTTGGGAAGTAATGATGCCGGTGCTAGTGGAGTATCATTGTTGAGCACTTTTCTTTGGTTCTACGATCGTGAAGATTTAAAATATAATATAGTTGTTGCCATCACTGCAGAAGAGGAAAATTCAGGACCAAAAGGACTTGGGAGTTTACTGGAGTCGGTTTTGCCAAAATTTGACTTTGCAATTGTAGGGGAGCCAACACAAATGCAACTTGCAGTAGCTGAAAAAGGATTAATGGTTCTTGAAGGTTTTGCTCCCGGAAAAGCGGGACATGCCGCCAGAGATGAAGGTGAAAATGCTATATACAATGCGATGAAAGATCTTGAGTGGTTTCAGAGTTATGAGTTTGATAAAGAGTCTAAAGCTTTGGGGAAGGTGAAAATGACTGTCACTCAAATTGAGGCAGGTAAGCAACACAATGTGGTTCCTGCAACTTGTAAATATGTGGTTGATGTTCGTTCAACAGATGCTTATACAAACCATGAGATATTTGATATAATTGATAAGAATACAATTTCGAAAATAGATCCGCGTTCAATTAGGTTTAATCCGTCTTTTATTCCAGAAAATCATCCTATAGTACTGGCAGGACTAAAGCTTGGAAGAACTACATACGGTTCTCCAACTTTGAGCGATCAGGCATTTATTAAACAACCATCCTTAAAAATGGGGCCGGGTGACAGTGCGAGATCACATACTGCCGATGAATACATTAAAATTAGTGAGATTCACGAGGGAATTGAGCTTTATATTAAGATTGTTGGGGAGGTAGTGAGCTAG
- the argB gene encoding acetylglutamate kinase, producing the protein MKVIKIGGNVIDNPVALDEFIESFSKIEGPKVLVHGGGKVASKLAKDMGIEVKMVEGRRITDDAMLDVVTMVYAGLVNKNVVAKLQAKGVNALGLTGADANVLLADRRNHPTIDFGNVGDVKQGNGETILKFSEMGIIPVFSAITHDGNGQLLNTNADTIASEVAKSLAKLIDTELVYVFELPGVMKDINDKESVIENINTEKYAELKAAGIVADGMIPKLDNSFEALSKGVSVVRIASTDYVNDNTAKHTSLVL; encoded by the coding sequence ATGAAAGTAATAAAAATAGGAGGTAATGTAATCGATAATCCGGTAGCACTTGATGAGTTTATCGAAAGTTTTTCTAAAATAGAAGGGCCGAAAGTACTTGTTCACGGTGGGGGAAAAGTAGCGTCTAAGCTGGCAAAAGACATGGGAATAGAAGTGAAGATGGTTGAAGGTCGCCGTATTACTGATGATGCTATGCTCGATGTGGTTACAATGGTTTATGCAGGTTTAGTAAATAAGAATGTAGTGGCTAAGTTGCAGGCAAAAGGTGTTAATGCTTTAGGTTTGACAGGTGCTGATGCAAATGTTTTGTTAGCCGACCGACGTAATCATCCGACTATAGATTTTGGAAATGTTGGGGATGTTAAACAAGGAAATGGGGAAACTATTTTGAAGTTTAGCGAAATGGGAATAATTCCAGTTTTTTCTGCTATTACGCACGATGGGAACGGACAGTTATTAAATACAAATGCCGATACTATTGCTTCGGAGGTTGCTAAATCACTGGCTAAGCTAATAGATACAGAGTTGGTTTATGTATTTGAATTACCGGGAGTAATGAAGGATATTAATGATAAGGAAAGTGTAATAGAAAATATTAACACCGAAAAATATGCCGAGTTAAAAGCTGCCGGAATTGTTGCAGATGGAATGATACCTAAACTTGACAATTCGTTTGAGGCACTCAGTAAAGGAGTGAGTGTAGTGCGAATTGCAAGTACTGATTATGTAAATGATAATACAGCTAAGCATACGAGCTTAGTTCTTTAA
- a CDS encoding N-acetylornithine carbamoyltransferase, producing the protein MKNYTSIQDIENLDQLVQEAIVLKNAPFEHKHLGENKTLGMIFYNPSLRTRLSTQRAGFNLGMNVIVMNIGSDGWALEFEDGAVMNEGKAEHIKEAAEVISQYCDIIAIRTFPGLEDRELDYSEPVITAFKKYATKPIVSMESATGHPLQALADLITIEEHKTVEKPKVVLTWAPHPRLLPQAVSNSFVEFMKNSKKVDLVITHPKGYELDPSKTEGVEIEYDQDKAFEGADFIYAKNWSSYENYGKAGEVDYSWMIDEAKMINTNNGKFMHCLPVRRNVVVADDVMDGERNITIQEANNRTYSAQVVLKKILESD; encoded by the coding sequence ATGAAAAATTACACATCCATACAAGACATAGAGAATCTTGACCAACTTGTACAAGAAGCCATAGTATTGAAAAATGCTCCTTTTGAGCACAAACATTTAGGAGAGAATAAAACTCTGGGAATGATTTTTTATAACCCGAGTCTGCGAACGCGTTTAAGCACTCAACGTGCGGGATTTAATCTTGGAATGAACGTAATTGTAATGAATATCGGTTCCGATGGTTGGGCTTTGGAGTTCGAAGACGGAGCTGTTATGAACGAAGGAAAGGCAGAGCACATAAAAGAAGCTGCCGAGGTAATCTCACAGTATTGCGATATTATTGCTATCAGAACTTTCCCCGGCTTAGAGGATAGAGAATTGGATTATTCAGAACCTGTAATCACTGCTTTCAAAAAGTATGCAACAAAACCAATAGTTAGCATGGAAAGTGCAACAGGTCACCCATTGCAGGCCTTGGCAGATTTGATAACAATAGAGGAGCATAAAACAGTTGAAAAACCAAAAGTAGTCCTTACATGGGCTCCACACCCGAGGTTGTTACCTCAGGCAGTATCAAATTCCTTTGTCGAGTTTATGAAAAACTCAAAGAAGGTTGATTTGGTAATAACTCACCCTAAAGGTTATGAATTAGATCCATCAAAAACCGAAGGAGTAGAGATAGAATACGATCAGGATAAGGCCTTTGAAGGAGCTGATTTTATCTATGCAAAAAACTGGAGTTCGTACGAAAATTATGGTAAAGCAGGAGAAGTTGATTATTCATGGATGATTGACGAGGCTAAGATGATAAATACCAATAACGGTAAATTTATGCACTGTTTACCCGTACGTAGAAATGTTGTTGTTGCTGATGATGTAATGGATGGAGAAAGAAATATCACTATTCAGGAAGCGAATAACCGCACATATTCAGCGCAGGTTGTTTTGAAGAAGATACTTGAGAGTGACTAA
- a CDS encoding aminotransferase class III-fold pyridoxal phosphate-dependent enzyme, whose protein sequence is MNLFNVYPLFDITLEKAQDVYVWDDKGEKYLDLYGGHGVISVGHSHPKYVKAIQDQIEKIGFYSNSVQNPLQKELATKLGEISGCDDYNLFLCNSGAEANENALKVASFKTGKGRVIAFDKAFHGRTSAAVAATQNPKIQAEINKGHQVTFLPLNDEAALGVELKKGDVAAVIIEGIQGVGGLDEGTTEFFKAVEKLSKENGAMLILDEIQSGYGRSGKFFAFQHHDIKPDIITTAKGMGNGFPVAGVLVHDSIEASFGMLGTTFGGNHLAMAAAISVLDIIKEEELLENAAQKEVEFRELFSDIAEVKQIKGRGLMMGVEFNFPVADLRKKVLFDHKMLTGNASNPNLLRILPSLTVKSEELKKFKEALVSSL, encoded by the coding sequence ATGAATTTATTCAATGTATACCCACTATTCGACATAACACTTGAGAAAGCTCAGGATGTGTATGTGTGGGATGATAAAGGAGAAAAATATTTGGATTTATACGGTGGTCATGGAGTAATTTCTGTTGGTCACTCTCATCCAAAATATGTAAAGGCAATTCAGGATCAGATTGAGAAAATTGGTTTTTATTCAAACTCTGTTCAAAATCCTTTGCAAAAAGAATTGGCAACTAAGCTTGGAGAGATTTCGGGCTGTGATGATTACAACTTGTTTTTGTGTAACTCAGGAGCCGAGGCAAACGAAAATGCTTTAAAAGTAGCATCGTTTAAAACAGGAAAAGGTCGTGTGATAGCATTTGATAAAGCATTTCACGGACGTACTTCTGCAGCTGTAGCGGCTACGCAAAATCCAAAAATACAAGCTGAGATAAACAAAGGTCATCAGGTTACTTTCTTACCATTGAACGATGAAGCTGCCCTTGGAGTAGAGTTGAAGAAAGGAGATGTTGCTGCGGTAATTATCGAAGGAATCCAAGGAGTTGGAGGACTTGATGAGGGAACAACAGAATTTTTCAAAGCAGTAGAGAAACTGTCAAAAGAAAACGGAGCAATGTTGATTCTCGACGAAATTCAATCGGGATATGGTAGAAGTGGTAAATTCTTTGCCTTCCAGCATCACGATATAAAGCCCGATATTATAACAACAGCAAAAGGAATGGGTAATGGATTTCCTGTAGCGGGAGTATTAGTTCACGATAGCATAGAAGCCAGTTTTGGTATGTTGGGAACAACATTTGGAGGAAATCACCTGGCAATGGCAGCAGCTATTTCGGTTTTAGATATTATCAAAGAGGAAGAATTATTAGAGAATGCAGCTCAGAAAGAAGTAGAATTCAGAGAGTTATTTTCTGATATAGCTGAGGTAAAGCAAATAAAAGGTAGAGGATTAATGATGGGAGTTGAGTTTAATTTCCCTGTAGCCGATTTGAGAAAGAAAGTTTTGTTTGACCACAAAATGCTGACAGGTAATGCCTCAAACCCAAATTTGTTGAGAATCTTACCATCGCTTACAGTTAAGAGCGAAGAATTGAAGAAGTTTAAAGAAGCGTTAGTATCATCGCTATAA